From Triticum urartu cultivar G1812 chromosome 2, Tu2.1, whole genome shotgun sequence, a single genomic window includes:
- the LOC125538787 gene encoding uncharacterized membrane protein YuiD-like, with the protein MVAAVVNYPLVAGLLAFAVAQSAKFFTTWYKEKRWDARQFIASGGMPSSHSATVTALAVSVGIQEGFRSATFATSVILACVVMHDAFGVRLHAGKQAEVLNQIVYELPIEHPLAETKPLREILGHTVPQVVAGCILGILTAVIMLLALGSYT; encoded by the exons ATGGTCGCCGCCGTGGTGAACTACCCGCTCGTCGCGGGGCTCCTCGCCTTCGCGGTCGCGCAGTCCGCTAAGTTCTTCACCACCTG GTATAAAGAGAAGCGTTGGGATGCCAGGCAATTTATAGCTTCTGGAGGGATGCCATCATCACATTCAGCCACAGTGACAGCACTTGCAGTGTCTGTTGGTATCCAAGAAGGCTTTCGTAGTGCTACATTTGCAACTTCAGTGATACTTGCATGTGTG GTGATGCATGATGCTTTTGGTGTTCGGTTGCATGCTGGAAAACAGGCAGAG GTGTTGAACCAAATTGTCTACGAGCTGCCTATAGAGCATCCACTGGCAGAGACAAAGCCATTGCGTGAAATTCTTGGACACACAGTCCCTCAG GTGGTGGCTGGTTGCATCCTTGGAATCCTCACGGCTGTGATCATGCTCTTAGCTCTGGGGAGTTACACTTAG
- the LOC125538786 gene encoding malate synthase, with protein MPSLHDTTPAMAPSYDTPEGVDIRGRYDPEFAAILTHDALAFVAGLQREFRGPVRYAMERRREAQRRYDAGELPRFDPSTRFVREGDWACAPVPPAIADRTVEITGPADPRKMVINALNSGAKVFMADFEDALAPTWENLMRGQVNLRDAVAGTISFRDAARGGRVYKLDERTAKLFVRPRGWHLPEAHVLIDGEPAIGCLVDFGLYFFHSHAAFRAGQGAGFGPFFYLPKMEHSREARIWNGVFERAERVAGIERGSIRATVLVETLPAVFQMDEILHELRDHSAGLNCGRWDYIFSYVKTFRAHPDRLLPDRALVGMAQHFMRSYSHLLIRTCHRRRVHAMGGMAAQIPIKDDAAANEAALELVRRDKLREVRAGHDGTWAAHPGLIPAIREVFEGHLGGKSNQIDAAAPVDAITEEDLIQPPRGTRTVEGLRLNTRVGVQYLAAWLGGSGSVPLYNLMEDAATAEISRVQNWQWLRHGAVLDAGGVAVRATPELLARVVEEEMARVQAEVGAERFRRGRYAEAGRVFIRQCVAPELDDFLTLDAYGLIVVHHPRGTPSKL; from the exons ATGCCCAGTTTGCACGACACCACCCCGGCGATGGCGCCGTCCTACGACACGCCGGAGGGCGTGGACATCCGCGGCCGTTACGACCCGGAGTTCGCGGCCATCCTGACCCACGACGCGCTGGCCTTCGTGGCCGGCCTGCAGCGCGAGTTCCGCGGCCCCGTCAGGTACGCCATGGAGCGCCGGCGTGAGGCCCAGCGGCGCTACGACGCCGGCGAGCTGCCGCGGTTCGACCCGTCCACCAGGTTCGTCCGGGAGGGAGACTGGGCGTGCGCGCCCGTGCCGCCGGCCATCGCGGACCGGACCGTGGAGATCACCGGCCCCGCCGACCCGAGGAAGATGGTCATCAACGCGCTCAACTCCGGCGCCAAGGTCTTCATG GCTGATTTCGAGGACGCGCTGGCGCCGACGTGGGAGAACCTGATGCGCGGGCAGGTGAACCTGCGGGACGCCGTGGCCGGCACCATAAGCTTCCGCGAcgcggcgcgcggcggccgggTGTACAAGCTCGACGAGCGCACCGCGAAGCTGTTCGTCAGGCCGCGCGGCTGGCACCTGCCGGAGGCGCACGTGCTCATCGACGGCGAGCCGGCCATCGGCTGCCTCGTGGACTTCGGGCTCTACTTCTTCCACAGCCACGCCGCCTTCCGCGCCGGCCAGGGCGCCGGATTCGGCCCCTTCTTCTACCTCCCCAAGATGGAGCACTCCAG GGAGGCGAGGATATGGAACGGCGTGTTCGAGAGGGCGGAGAGGGTGGCCGGGATCGAGCGTGGGAGCATCAGGGCGACGGTGCTGGTGGAGACGCTGCCGGCGGTGTTCCAGATGGACGAGATCCTGCACGAGCTGCGCGACCACTCGGCGGGGCTCAACTGCGGGCGGTGGGACTACATCTTCAGCTACGTCAAGACGTTCCGCGCCCACCCGGACCGCCTCCTCCCCGACCGCGCCCTCGTCGGCATGGCGCAGCACTTCATGCGCTCCTACTCCCACCTCCTCATCCGCACCTGCCACCGCCGCCGCGTCCACGCCATGGGCGGCATG GCGGCTCAGATTCCGATCAAGGACGACGCGGCGGCGAACGAGGCGGCGCTGGAGCTGGTGCGCAGGGACAAGCTGAGGGAGGTGCGCGCGGGGCACGACGGCACGTGGGCGGCGCACCCAGGGCTCATCCCGGCGATCCGGGAGGTCTTCGAGGGCCACCTCGGAGGGAAGTCTAACCAGATCGACGCGGCGGCACCCGTCGACGCCATCACGGAGGAGGACCTGATCCAGCCGCCGCGGGGTACGCGCACGGTGGAGGGGCTGCGGCTCAACACCCGGGTCGGCGTGCAGTACCTCGCGGCGTGGCTGGGCGGGTCCGGGTCCGTGCCGCTGTACAACCTCATGGAGGACGCGGCCACCGCGGAGATCAGCCGCGTGCAGAACTGGCAGTGGCTCCGCCATGGCGCGGTGCTCGACGCCGGCGGCGTGGCGGTCCGAGCCACGCCGGAGCTGCTCGCGCGCGTCGTGGAGGAGGAGATGGCGAGGGTCCAGGCAGAGGTCGGCGCGGAGAGGTTCCGCCGGGGGCGCTACGCGGAGGCTGGCAGGGTCTTCATCCGGCAGTGCGTCGCGCCGGAGCTGGACGACTTCCTCACACTGGATGCCTACGGCCTCATCGTGGTGCACCATCCCAGAGGGACGCCATCCAAGCTCTGA